Proteins encoded by one window of Mus musculus strain C57BL/6J chromosome 10, GRCm38.p6 C57BL/6J:
- the Olfr819 gene encoding olfactory receptor 819, with product MSNSELMKNGSLSLCTEFTLVAFSSLAELQLVLFVVFLVLYLFTVGGNLTIICVIWTTPSLHTPMYFFLANLSFLEMCYISSVVPQMLVHLLVQLKTISVAGCAAQMYVFTILGLTECCLLATMAYDRFVAICYPLHYTLRMDPSVCLKLAGASWMTGILVESAQTTWIFTLPFCGAGTIQHFFCDIMPVVKLACVDTSQNEIVIFIISFIFIMSPCLFILCSYVRIILTFLKMPSAAGRHKAFSTCSSHILVVSLFYGTALFTYLQPKSSHTPDTDKVTALMYTVVTPALNPVIYTLRNKEVKEAFQKVTQRKLHRQRD from the coding sequence ATGTCTAACTCTGAGCTCATGAAGAATGGAAGCCTGTCCCTCTGCACTGAATTCACATTGGTGGCCTTTTCTTCTCTAGCAGAGCTGCAGCTTGTCctctttgttgtgttcttggttCTCTACTTGTTTACAGTGGGAGGAAACCTCACCATCATCTGTGTgatctggaccacaccttctcTACACAcgcccatgtacttcttcctggcCAACCTCTCCTTCCTAGAGATGTGCTATATCAGCAGTGTGGTGCCTCAGATGCTGGTGCACCTGCTGGTACAGCTCAAGACCATAAGTGTGGCAGGCTGTGCAGCTCAGATGTATGTATTCACCATCTTGGGGCTGACAGAGTGTTGCCTTCTGGCAACTATGGCTTATGATCGCTTTGTGGCTATTTGTTACCCACTACATTACACTCTGCGGATGGACCCTTCTGTCTGTCTGAAGTTGGCTGGTGCATCTTGGATGACTGGGATCCTGGTAGAATCAGCCCAGACCACCTGGATCTTCACTCTGCCCTTTTGTGGAGCAGGAACAATTCAACACTTTTTCTGTGACATCATGCCTGTGGTAAAATTAGCTTGTGTGGATACTTCCCAGAATGAAATTgtgatatttattatttcttttatcttcATTATGAGTCCCTGTCTCTTCATTCTATGCTCTTATGTCCGCATTATTCTGACATTCTTGAAAATGCCCTCAGCAGCAGGCAGACACAAAGCTTTCTCCACCTGCTCCTCTCATATCCTGGTTGTTTCTCTTTTCTATGGCACTGCCTTATTCACTTATCTCCAACCCAAGAGTTCACACACCCCAGACACAGACAAGGTTACTGCTCTCATGTACACTGTGGTCACCCCTGCTCTGAATCCTGTTATCTATACGTTGAGGAACAAAGAAGTGAAGGAAGCCTTTCAAAAGGTAACACAGAGGAAACTTCATAGACAAAGAGACTAG
- the Olfr247 gene encoding olfactory receptor 247: protein MKNGSLSLCTEFTLVAFSSLAELQLVLFVVFLVLYLFTVGGNLTIICVIWTTPSLHTPMYFFLANLSFLEMCYISSVVPQMLVHLLVQLKTISVAGCAAQMYVFTILGLTECCLLATMAYDRFVAICYPLHYTLWMDPSVCLKLAGASWMTGILVESAQTTWIFTLPFCGAGTIQHFFCDIMPVVKLACVDTSQNEMVIFIISLIFIMSPCLFILCSYVRIILTILKMPSAAGRHKAFSTCSSHILVVSLFYGTALFTYLQPKSSHTPDTDKVTALMYTVVTPALNPVIYTLRNKEVKEAFQKVTQRKLHRQID, encoded by the coding sequence ATGAAGAATGGAAGCCTGTCCCTCTGCACTGAATTCACATTGGTGGCCTTTTCTTCTCTAGCAGAGCTGCAGCTTGTCctctttgttgtgttcttggttCTCTACTTGTTTACAGTGGGAGGAAACCTCACCATCATCTGTGTgatctggaccacaccttctcTACACAcgcccatgtacttcttcctggcCAACCTCTCCTTCCTAGAGATGTGCTATATCAGCAGTGTGGTGCCTCAGATGCTGGTGCACCTGCTGGTACAGCTCAAGACCATAAGTGTGGCAGGCTGTGCAGCTCAGATGTATGTATTCACCATCTTGGGGCTGACAGAGTGTTGCCTTCTGGCAACTATGGCTTATGATCGCTTTGTGGCTATTTGTTACCCACTACATTACACTCTGTGGATGGACCCTTCTGTCTGTCTGAAGTTGGCTGGTGCATCTTGGATGACTGGGATCCTGGTAGAATCAGCCCAGACCACCTGGATCTTCACTCTGCCCTTTTGTGGAGCAGGAACAATTCAACACTTTTTCTGTGACATCATGCCTGTGGTAAAATTAGCTTGTGTGGATACTTCCCAGAATGAAATGgtgatatttattatttctcttatCTTCATTATGAGTCCCTGTCTCTTCATTCTATGCTCTTATGTCCGCATTATTCTGACCATCTTGAAAATGCCCTCAGCAGCAGGCAGACACAAAGCTTTCTCCACCTGCTCCTCTCATATCCTGGTTGTTTCTCTTTTCTATGGCACTGCCTTATTCACTTATCTCCAACCCAAGAGTTCACACACCCCAGACACAGACAAGGTTACTGCTCTCATGTACACTGTGGTCACCCCTGCTCTGAATCCTGTTATCTATACGTTGAGGAACAAAGAAGTGAAAGAAGCCTTTCAAAAGGTAACACAGAGGAAACTTCATAGACAAATAGACTAG
- the Gm10310 gene encoding predicted pseudogene 10310, protein MSNSELMKNGSLSLCTEFTLVAFSSLAELQLVLFVVFLVLYLFTVGGNLTIICVIWTTPSLHTPMYFFLANLSFLEMCYISSVVPQMLVHLLVQLKTISVAGCAAQMYVFTILGLTECCLLATMAYDRFVAICYPLHYTLWMDPSVCLKLAGASWMTGILVESAQTTWIFTLPFCGAGTIQHFFCDIMPVVKLACVDTSQNEMVIFIISLIFIMSPCLFILCSYVRIILTILKMPSAAGRHKAFSTCSSHILVVSLFYGTALFTYLQPKSSHTPDTDKVTALMYTVVTPALNPVIYTLRNKEVKEAFQKVTQRKLHRQID, encoded by the coding sequence ATGTCTAACTCTGAGCTCATGAAGAATGGAAGCCTGTCCCTCTGCACTGAATTCACATTGGTGGCCTTTTCTTCTCTAGCAGAGCTGCAGCTTGTCctctttgttgtgttcttggttCTCTACTTGTTTACAGTGGGAGGAAACCTCACCATCATCTGTGTgatctggaccacaccttctcTACACAcgcccatgtacttcttcctggcCAACCTCTCCTTCCTAGAGATGTGCTATATCAGCAGTGTGGTGCCTCAGATGCTGGTGCACCTGCTGGTACAGCTCAAGACCATAAGTGTGGCAGGCTGTGCAGCTCAGATGTATGTATTCACCATCTTGGGGCTGACAGAGTGTTGCCTTCTGGCAACTATGGCTTATGATCGCTTTGTGGCTATTTGTTACCCACTACATTACACTCTGTGGATGGACCCTTCTGTCTGTCTGAAGTTGGCTGGTGCATCTTGGATGACTGGGATCCTGGTAGAATCAGCCCAGACCACCTGGATCTTCACTCTGCCCTTTTGTGGAGCAGGAACAATTCAACACTTTTTCTGTGACATCATGCCTGTGGTAAAATTAGCTTGTGTGGATACTTCCCAGAATGAAATGgtgatatttattatttctcttatCTTCATTATGAGTCCCTGTCTCTTCATTCTATGCTCTTATGTCCGCATTATTCTGACCATCTTGAAAATGCCCTCAGCAGCAGGCAGACACAAAGCTTTCTCCACCTGCTCCTCTCATATCCTGGTTGTTTCTCTTTTCTATGGCACTGCCTTATTCACTTATCTCCAACCCAAGAGTTCACACACCCCAGACACAGACAAGGTTACTGCTCTCATGTACACTGTGGTCACCCCTGCTCTGAATCCTGTTATCTATACGTTGAGGAACAAAGAAGTGAAAGAAGCCTTTCAAAAGGTAACACAGAGGAAACTTCATAGACAAATAGACTAG